One region of Alosa sapidissima isolate fAloSap1 chromosome 1, fAloSap1.pri, whole genome shotgun sequence genomic DNA includes:
- the si:dkey-24c2.9 gene encoding vesicular, overexpressed in cancer, prosurvival protein 1 — MKAVILVIITFWLFNKSAADKKYCWYFEGGYPIYFICRSYEDCCDTECCVRALSIQKIWYFWLLLLLAILFCCGVGFLFRRRIYASAIPEEATFDVSFTSHPVSATGLHETDLNSYRGPQGLLFSPPYPGQPHALHLSVPYAAPPAYSSQPPPSYEQAVKDSQKR, encoded by the exons ATGAAGGCAGTTATCCTCGTCATAATTACATTTTGGTTATTCAATAAG TCTGCAGCTGATAAAAAGTACTGCTGGTACTTTGAAGGAGGTTATCCCATCTATTTTAT CTGTAGGTCTTATGAGGACTGCTGTGATACCGAGTGCTGTGTACGAGCCCTTTCCATACAGAAAATCTGGTACTTCTG GCTGCTGTTACTGCTGGCCATCCTGTTCTGCTGTGGCGTCGGCTTCTTGTTCCGCAGACGCATTTACGCCTCGGCCATTCCTGAAGAGGCCACTTTCGATGTGTCCTTCACCAGCCATCCAGTGTCAGCAACAG GGTTGCATGAGACTGACCTTAACAGCTATAGAGGACCACAGGGTCTACTCTTCTCCCCCCCCTACCCAGGGCAGCCCCATGCTCTTCACCTTTCTGTCCCTTACGCTGCACCACCAGCCTATAGCAGCCAGCCGCCCCCCTCTTATGAGCAGGCAGTGAAGGACTCACAGAAGAGATAG
- the gorasp1a gene encoding Golgi reassembly-stacking protein 1a, with protein sequence MGLTQSSGVPEGGTDGYHVHGIQQSSPAEKAGLEPFFDFILSIGNTRLNQENEMLKDLLKANVEKPVRMEVYSTKSMKVRELEVVPSNMWGGQGLLGASVRFCSFQGANENVWHVLDVDANSPAALAGLHPHSDYIVGADQVLQDSEDFFSLIEAHEGKPLKLLVYNTETDACREVMVTPNGAWGGEGSLGCGIGYGYLHRIPARPSSPQPTAFPSVEETPASEVPTNGYTEVPLMAASGLSDKSEDRCFADQDTPLPPPIQRVMDPGFSDQSEVAFNSEVSDVADRLDVSVSSIDMTNTSLAVREEKDSDISGIEELSDGEDPAPESQTDPQPQELSPEPVSEPVPDIISLSPIKPDTEDTTAPISPSPAPLIPSTPPSSFSPLPLDASIPPVDIASLLGNPSLSPLDPTVPPIDISSLLIDPAVLPLEAAAVASASPAQTPSLLSDIAADQPISELGVGDAQLEAAGLQETLPDPQSLGTTDDEVSGETKEMDSAAQ encoded by the exons ATGGGCTTGACGCAAAGTTCTGGTGTGCCAGAGGGTGGGACAGATGGATACCATGTTCATGGG aTCCAGCAGAGTTCACCAGCAGAGAAAGCTGGTTTGGAACCCTTCTTTGATTTCATCTTGTCAATTGGCAACACCCGACTG AACCAAGAAAATGAAATGCTGAAGGACCTCCTGAAGGCCAACGTGGAGAAGCCGGTCAGGATGGAAGTGTACAGCACCAAGTCCATGAAGGTCCGGGAGTTGGAGGTGGTCCCCAGTAACATGTGGGGTGGACAGGGCCTGTTGGGGGCCAGCGTCCGCTTCTGCAGCTTCCAGGGGGCGAACGAAAACGTCTGGCATGTCCTG GACGTGGATGCAAACTCCCCCGCAGCGTTAGCTGGCCTGCACCCTCACTCGGATTATATTGTTGGGGCAGACCAAGTCTTGCAAGAT TCTGAGGACTTCTTCTCATTGATTGAGGCCCATGAGGGAAAGCCTTTGAAGCTGCTTGTTTACAATACTGAGACTGATGCCTGTAGGGAGGTGATGGTCACGCCCAATGGAGCCTGGGGTGGAGAGGGCAG TCTAGGTTGTGGCATTGGATATGGCTACCTGCATCGGATCCCTGCTCGTCCCAGCAGCCCACAGCCAACAGCCTTCCCATCTGTGGAGGAGACCCCAGCTTCTGAGGTTCCCACAAACGGATACACAGAG GTCCCTCTGATGGCAGCCTCTGGCTTGTCAGACAAGTCTGAGGACCGCTGCTTTGCTGATCAGGACACGCCATTGCCCCCGCCTATTCAGAGGGTCATGGATCCAG GGTTCTCAGATCAGTCAGAGGTGGCCTTCAACTCAGAGGTGTCAGATGTGGCCGATCGCCTGGACGTGTCGGTGTCTTCCATTGACATGACCAACACATCCCTGGCTGTGCGTGAGGAGAAAGACAGCGACATATCTGGCATAG AGGAGCTGAGCGATGGTGAGGATCCAGCCCCTGAAAGCCAGACTGATCCACAGCCCCAAGAGCTGAGCCCAGAGCCAGTCTCAGAACCAGTCCCAGATATCATCTCCCTGTCGCCCATCAAGCCAGACACAGAGGATACTACAGCTCCCATCAGCCCCTCCCCTGCCCCCCTTatcccctccaccccaccttCCAGCTTCTCCCCTCTGCCGCTGGACGCCTCCATCCCCCCCGTCGACATTGCATCTCTGCTGGGCAACCCCTCTCTGTCGCCCCTTGACCCCACCGTCCCGCCCATAgacatctcctctctcctcatcgaCCCCGCTGTCCTGCCTCTCGAGGCCGCTGCCGTGGCCTCCGCCTCGCCTGCTCAGACTCCCTCGCTGCTTTCGGACATCGCAGCAGATCAGCCAATCAGTGAGCTCGGTGTGGGCGACGCTCAGCTTGAAGCTGCTGGCTTGCAGGAGACATTACCTGACCCACAGTCTTTGGGTACCACGGACGATGAGGTTAGTGGAGAGACCAAAGAGATGGACTCCGCTGCCCAGTAG